GGGAGGTCCAGTTCGACGGCAACAACGTCAGCCGCAAGGGCGTCGGCCTGCGATCGCTGAAGATCGTCGACGGCAAATACGAAGGCAAATCGCTCGTGGGCGGCAACCTCGTCTCGTTCCGCTCCGAGGCCTTCGCAAAGGACCGGGGCGCGGCCGGCGTCAGCAAAGAGGTTGACGTGAAGACTGGAGACAACACCTTCGACTTCGAGTTGCCCTGAGCCGCCGCCGATCCAGCGATCTCGCCTCCCGGCCGATTTTTCGCGTGAAGATCGCCTTGATTCGTCGTCATGATGTCTTGGGCTGGTTTACGACCGCCTTCGACGGAGGACGACGTCATGCTCGAAGAGGCGAGACGGGGCGATCCGGAAGCTCTGGGACGACTGCTGGAAAACTACCGAGGCCGACTTCGGGCCGCGGCGGACAGGCGGCTCGGGGCGGGCCAGAGAACGCGCATCGCCCCCTCGGACGTCGTCCAGGAGACCTTCCTCAAGGCTAGCCGCGACTTCGACCGGTTCGTCGGCGACGACCGTGCGTTTCTCGGCTGGCTCTTGCGCATTCTGGAGAACCGCCTCGCCGATGAGGTGCAGGACGACCGTCGGATCTCCCGACGTCGCGACCTCCAGGGTCCGCTCGACTCCCTCCTGGGAAACGCCGGCTTCCCTCTCGATGGGGCCCTCACCTCACAGGCGCTCTCCCCGAGCGAGGGGACGGCCCGGCGAGAGCGCCGGTTGCTGCTGGCTGAGGCCGTCGATCGGCTCCCCGCCGACTATCGGGAGGTCTACCAGCTTCGCACGGTTCAGCACCTCCCCTTCGAGGACGTCGCGGGGCGGATGGGGAGATCGCCCGGGGCCGTTCGCATACTCTGGACCCGCGCTCTGGAGCGCCTCTCAACCGAACTGCGGGGGCGGCCGTGACTCACGCGGCCGACGATGGAAGCCGAACCAACCTCGACAACGCAGCGGCCCAGGCCGACTCGGAACTGGCCCATGCGCTTGAGGCCTACTTCACGGCGCTGGAGGGGGGGCACCCCGTCGACGCCGAGTCGCTGGCGGCGGATCACCCCGACGTCGCCGACCGTCTCCGCGCCTGCATCCAGATCCTGGACGCCGTTGATGCCACTCGGAGGCACGTCGATGACGCGCCTGCGGGAACTCGGCTGGGAGATTTCGTGCTCCTCAAGCTGATCGGCCGAGGCGGCATGGGGATCGTTTTCGAAGCCGACCAGGTCAGTCTGCGAAGGCGGGTGGCCGTCAAGATCCTGCCGAGCGCCGCCGCGCTGGACCGGTTGCGGCTCCGCCGATTCCAGGTCGAGGCCCAGGCCGCCGCCCGACTCCACCACACCAACATCGTTCCGGTCTTCTCTGTCGGTTGCGAGCAGGGCGTTCACTATTACGCCATGCAGTTCATCAACGGCCGGACCCTCGCCGACTGGCTCCGCGAAGCGCGGGGGAGGCCTCGTGACCCGCAGGCCATGACGCGCGACCCAATCGCGTCAGACCTTCCGATCACCGATCCGGCCACGACGGAGTCCTCCGCCCCGTCGCCAGGTTCGATCGCTCCTCCGGAGACGCCGACCGCTTCAGCCGTCCCACGAGGACCGAGCCACCTTAGGCGGGTCGCCGAATGGGGCGTCCAGGCGGCCGACGCCCTGGAGCACGCCCATCGCCACGGCGTCATCCACCGGGACGTGAAGCCCTCCAACATGATGGTCGACGCCGAGGGCGTCCTCTGGATCACCGACTTCGGCCTGGCCCGCCTGACCGGCGACCCCAGCCTGACGCTTGCCGGCGACCTGTTGGGAACGCTTCGGTACATGAGCCCGGAGCAGTCCGTGGGAGACAGTTCGCACCTCGACGGACGAACCGACGTCTACAGCCTGGGGGCGACCCTCTACGAGTTGCTGACGCTCCATCCCGTTCATGAAGGCGCCGACCGCGACGCTCTGCTCGCCGCCATCGCCAAAGGCGAACCACGACGACTTCGATCGTGGAACCGCACGATCCCTCGCGACCTCGAAACGATCGTCCTCAACGCCCTGGGCCGCGAACGCGACTCCCGCTACGCAAACGCCGGCGAAATGGCCGCCGACCTCCGCCGCTTCCTCGACGGCCGTCCGATCCTCGCTCGCCGCCCCAGCCTGCTGACGCGAGCCGAACGCTGGGCCCGCCGCCACAAGCCGCTGGCCGCCTCCCTGGTCTTTTCACTGGCGCTGGCCGTCGTCGGCGGTTCCGCCCTTTTGCTTCTCGCCTCGCACAACCACCATCTTGCTCGCTCCAACCGCCGGGCCACGTACGTCCGCGACGTCTACCAGGCCGGCGAGTACGTCCGCCGCAACGACCTCGCCGAAGCGACGGCCGTGCTCTCGCGGCATATTCCGCGCCATGGCGACGAGGACGACCGGGGCTTCGCCTGGTACTACCTCTGGCGGCTGTGCAACACCCGTCCCAAGCGACTGGAAGGTCACAAGGGGGACGTCTATCACGTTGAGTATTCCCCCAACGGTCGAACCTTCGCCACCGCCGGCCAGGACGGCACGATCCGTCTTTGGGACGCCGAAACCCACGTCCTCCTTCGCACCTTTCGCGGCCACGACGGCGACGTCGACTGGGTCGCGTTCTCGCCCAACGGCGAGCAACTCGCCTCATGCGGCAACGACGGCGTGGTCCGGTTGTGGAACGCCGCCGACGCCTCGATTGCTCCCAGGCTCCTCAGTGAGCCCGGCCGCGAGATCGTCGCCGTCGTCTTCACGCCGGACGGCCGTTCCGTGATCTGGGGGGGAGTCGCGGGCGTCGTCGTTTCCTACGACCTAAACGCCGGAGTCTCCAGGGAACTGTCCAGCACCTCGGGTCAACGAATCAACGCCATGGCCGTCTCACCAGACGGCCGATGGCTGGGGGTCTGCTTCGACGGCAAGCCGGGGTTCTTGAAGATCGACCTGGCCGACGGCGCCGCCCGCCCTGACCCAGGCGCCCAGTTCGTCAACTGCGTCGCATTCAGCGCCGACGGCCGTTCGATCGCAACCGGCAACAAGGGGGGCAAGTTGCGAATCGAGCGAGGCGACAAGGTCGTTTCACTCAGCCCTGAATTCGACCAGGCGATCGAAGCCGTGGCCTTCTCGTCGGACGGCCGCCTGCTTGCGACGAGCGGGGGTCCAGGGATCATCGTATTGCGCGATCTCGAAACACATCTGGTTCTCAGGACCTATCGATCGTGGGTCGGCCGTCACTGGAGCCTGGCCTTCGAGCCGGGAGGGAACCGACTCATCGCCTGCGGCGACCACGATTCCGTGGAAATCTGGGATCTGGACTGCGTGCAGGACAGACAGACCTGGAGGGCCGCCCTTGGACCCACTCCGGACAGCATCCCCTCCTGGTCGCCTCAATCGATGACCGCGGCGAGATCCGAATCCGGCGAGACCCGGTTCTTCACCTGGAGTTTCGACGAAAGCAAGTTTGTATCGAACCACGCCGTCAAGGCGACCGACGTAGGGGGAGTCGTCGTATCACCGGACCGGACCATGGCGGCCCTCAAGGTCCCAAACGACCAGCCTCCGATCCGCCTCGTCAAGCTCGACGGCTCGCCCCCCCCTCCCCCGCTTCAATTCAAGCCCGAACCGGACCGGGGCGGGAAGTTCGAGCTTCACGGGATGACGTTCTCCCCAGACAGCACTCGGGTCGCGATCTCCTATAACCTCAACGGTAAGGAATGGGCCGGCGTCTGGACCATCGCCGACGGTTTGCCGATTGCCTCGTCTCCGAGGGTCTCGATCCTCGGCGCCACACCGGAATTCTCACCCAACGGCGAGAGTCTGGCGATGGCGAGCCCCCTGGCTCTCTGGATCTGGGACCTGAAGACGAGCAACCTGGACAAGTATTCCTCGCCCGATCTTGGCTGGCCCGCCGCTCTGGCATGGACTCGGGACGGGCGAACGATCGCCGTCGGTTACAGGCCGGGCTCGATCGTCGTCTGTGATCGAGACGCTCCACACGCCGCGCCGGTGATCCTCAACGCGACCCCCCAGATCCGTTCCCTGGATTTTTCCCCCGACGGCCGGCTGCTGGCCTGCGCTCTGCAAAACGGCTCCACGATGCTCATGGACGTCGCCACGGGCCGTCCCATCCTGACCCTGCCCGGATCGGCTCGGCACCCCTCGGAATCAACCAGGGTTCGATTCTCCCCCGACGGTTCCTCCCTGTTACGCCTGAATTACGACCCCCAGACTCCCGTTCTCGTCGCCTGGCCGAGCGGGTCGACGGCGGAAAGCGCGATTCGACGGTTGCCGAAATGAGCCAGGCGGCGGACCGTCGCGTCGGAGGTCGGGTCGCGGAAGCCGATCCTTCCAGCGGAATGAAAACCTCAATCGCTTTCTCAAAACCGCCTCCCAAGGAACATATTTGAGTTAGAGACCGTGACGCCTTCAACGCTCTTTGGCAATGCAAACATGTCGAATGCTCCTTGTGGAGCGAAGCGAAAAGCGCGCGAACGAACCCACGGGATTCGCCCGCAAGCTAATCTCGTTCAACGACTTAAGCCCAACACTCGGACTGGCTCCGTTTGTCGTCGAACCCAATCGACGACGCGTCAGCCCCGGGGTCGTGTTCGGAGTGTCGACTGCGTCGTGGGAACGAACGGCCGTCGCGGACTGATCGCGACGATCCGCCGGATCCTCAAGAACGTTCCATGAAGCCTGTCCGCAGGAGGCTTTTGGTCGTCCAGGCTTCGGAACGAGTCGATGGATTCGCCGAGGAGTTCGGAGAGGTCGGTACGCCGTCCTGACGGCGAGCAACGGCCTTGACGCGACTCGCGATCGTTCCGGTGGCATCAATCGCGAGGATCGCCCGGCCCTCACTTTCGAGGGGTGCCTGATGGGTGAGGGTTTGGACCAGACGGGCCGAGGTCGAATCGAACGTTCGTCGCGGCGGGCTTTGACGGCCGCCGTGGTGTTCCTGCTCGTCTGGAACGTCTTCCAGGGGTGGCGGGCGACGCTCCCCATGAAGGCTGGGCACGACGCCTTCATCAGCCGGCAGATCGGCAGGACGGCCCTCAACCACTACCTGCTGGGACCAGGGACGACGCGACTCGCCAACGTCACAGCGATTCGGCGGGACGGCGGGCTGATCTTGCATCGGTCTTACGGACCGGCCGCGTCGTGGGTCGTCGCCCTGGGGATGGCCGCGGGACTGCCCTACGATGGAGCCGTCAGGCTCCCCGTTCTGGTCTCGATGAACTTCTTCCTCATCGGGGTCGGCCTGCTCGCGAGGAGGCTGGCGGGCGACCGGGCGGGGCTCGCCGCGATGGTGGTCGCCGGGCTGACGCCGGTTGTCCTGTTCCGCTATTCGCTTCTCTGCGTGTTCGAGAACCTGGGCCTGGGGCCGTTCATGCTGGCTCTGGGGATTGGGCTCGATACCAGGTCGCGATGGCGGACGGTGACGGTGGGGGCGGCGGGCACGCTCGCGGTGATGTTCTCGTGGATCTTCCTCGGCGTGCTGGCTCCCTGGCTAGGCTGGCGGACGATCCGCGGCCGGCGGTTCGACCTCCTGGCTGCGACGCTGGCGGTGACGACCATCCCCTTCATCGTCTACCTGGGGACGCTCCAGGCGGCCACGGGAGACGCGCTCGGGGATGTGCGACAGTTCGTGCACCACATCGGCGAACGCTCCTCCTGGTCGACCCTGAAACAGAACGACACAACCGTCCTCACGCCATGGTCCATGGCCTGCCTGAACGGCGTGCGGCTGGTCCGCAATGTCGGACGGATTCCTCTGGCGGCAGCTTTGCTCTCAGCGGCGGTCCTGGTCCGCAGGCGGCGATTCAAGGCTCTCGCCTGGTGTCTAGGCCTGCTGGTGCTCGCCCTGCCGCTGAACTTCGCCCCCAACCTCGCCTTCCTGCACGACTTCTTCGTCCTGCTTTACGTCCCCTCATTCGCCCTGGCGGCGGGAATGGCCGTCGAGCCGATCGCGGCGCGGCTTTCGGCTCGGGCTGCCGTTGGAATCCTCGCGGCCGTCCTGGCGGCGTTCGTGATCGTGGATCTGACGCCCGCGGCGCGGATCCTCCGATCGTCGAGCGAGGACCGGCGTCAGGACGCGATCGCTCGGGAGTTGGGTCGAACCATCGGACCGGACGACCTCATCGTCGCCGATCCCTCGGTCTGCTCGTTCGCCCCCGACCGTTTCTCACCGGTGAACGACTCCCGCGAGCAGCCCCCCCTCCCCTTCTACGCAGGTCGGATCTGCCAGACCGTCCTCGTAGCGCAGACTCCGGACGACGCCGTCCGCCTGGCTGAAAGCCCGGAGCTTGGAGCCGGCCGCGAGGTCTTCATCCTCAACTGCGGCAAGACCGCCTGGGACCTCCCGAGCGACTTCCGCGACTGCCGTCCCGAGTCTCCCATCGCCCGTTATCAGCTTTGGCGAGTCTCTGAACTCCAAACGGCCACGAACCGAGTTGGGACGGTCCGCTGAGGCTCGGCGGACTCACTTCGGGAAAACCTGGGCGGCCGTCTTGAGGAACAGGTCGCGAGCCGCCCATTGATCGCCACTGGTGCACTGGACCATGAAAACGGCCACCATGCCGGTCTTGGGATCGACCGACAGGTCCGTTCCATAAGCCCCGTCGTGGCCGAACATGCCGTTGCGAAGGTGATAACCCAGGCTGTAGTTCACCTTGGTCGTCCCCGTCTGTTCCTTCCGCAGTTCGTTCATCGCCTCGTGCGAGAGGTATCGCCGGCCGTCGAGTTCGCCGTCGTTGGCGAGCATCAGGCCGTATCGGAGGATGTCGTGCGTCGTGGAGAAGAGGCCGCCGCCGGCCTCGGGATAGCGATGCTCCCGATCGCTCAACGGTTTCGTCAGAAAGCCGATGCCGCCGCGAGCGTAGCCCGTTTTATCCTTGCTCGGGCCGTAGGCGCCCACGAGCCTGGCGACCTGCTGCTCGCTCGGCCAGAAGGTCGTCTCCGACATGCCCAGCGGATCGAAGAAGCGAGCTTGCAGGAATTGCTCATAGGGCATGCCGCCGACGATCTCGACAATGCGTGCGGCGATATTCATGCCTTGATTGCCGTAGGCGTACTTGTCGCCGGGCTGCCACTGGAGCGGCCCTGTGACGGAACTCAGAGCCCTCGCCTGCAAGGGAGTCCGGTCCGACCCGATCGCCTGTTGAAGCTCTGACATCCCCGTGAGGCCGCTCGTGTGGCTGAGGATGTGCCGGATGGTTACCGGGCGCACCGGCGGTTTCAGGAGGACGTGGGAGGGGTCTTTCTCCTCGACGACCATCCACCTGCCGAGTTGCGGGATGAACTTGCTGACCGGGTCGTCCAGGCTGACCTTGCCTTCGTCCACGAGCATCATGATGGACGCCCCGGCGAACATCTTCGTCATTGAGGCGACCCAGAAGACGTCGTCCTCACGGATCGGCCGCTTCGCCTCCACATCGGAGTAACCCATCAGATTCCGATAATGGATTCTTCCCGTCCTGTCCGCGACGACCCCGATGGCTCCCGCCAGCTTGTACTGGTCGAAGTACGGCTGCAGGGCCGCCGCAATCTCAGGACTGGCGGGAGGCTCGCCGTCGGCGGCGGCTGCTGCGAACATCGTCACGCCCAGAGCGAAGGCGACGAGGCTGGCATTCATATCGAGGGCACCTTTGATGCGATCCCAGCGGCTCAGTACGTCCGACCGATCTTCTCGACGATGGCGCGCTTCAGCTCCAGGGGGTCGACGCCGCCGCTCTTGCGATAGACGACCTCGCCGCCGGGGGCGATGACCAGAGTGTAGGGGACGGGGCCGGGCCACTTGGGGTCGAGCGCCTCGGCGAAGGCGTCGCGATCGGCCGAATCGAGGATGTAGTTGAGCGAGGAGACATGCTTCTCCTTCAGCGTCGCCAGGGCTTCGGCCTTCTTCGCGGGGTCGTCCAGGCTGATGGTGATCAACTGGAACGGCCGCTTGCGGTACATCCGGTTCATCGTCACGAACTCGGGAAGCTCCTGAACGCAGGGGCCGCACCAAGTCGCCCAGACGTTGACCACGGTGTACTTGTCGGTCTCGTTCTTGGCCAGTTTGGCGACGCCCTGGAGCGAGATCGGCTCGATCGCGACGGGCTCGGCGTCCCACTTCTCCAGCGACTTCACGGCGTCGGCCTGCTTCTCCGCCCACTTGGTCGAGCAACCGAAGACGCGGGTCGTGGAACGCTCAACCGTCTTGCCTGCCAGGACGGCCTGCAGGGCGTCGAGCGCGTCGTGCGACTTGATCGCCTTCACCTCGCCGTCGTCGAACCGGCCCTGATAGCGGAGCTTCCGATCAGCGTCGAAGATGAAGACGTGAGGCGTGGCGAGCGCCCCGTAGGCCTTCGAGGTCGCCTGCGTGTCGCCGTCGTATAGGTAGGGGTAGGCATACTTATGATCGCGAGCCCGGATCTTCATGTCCTCGAGCGAATCGCCGAGGTCCGTGTAGCCCAGCTCGTCGAGCCGAACCGCCTTGGCGTCGTT
The Paludisphaera rhizosphaerae DNA segment above includes these coding regions:
- a CDS encoding sigma-70 family RNA polymerase sigma factor gives rise to the protein MLEEARRGDPEALGRLLENYRGRLRAAADRRLGAGQRTRIAPSDVVQETFLKASRDFDRFVGDDRAFLGWLLRILENRLADEVQDDRRISRRRDLQGPLDSLLGNAGFPLDGALTSQALSPSEGTARRERRLLLAEAVDRLPADYREVYQLRTVQHLPFEDVAGRMGRSPGAVRILWTRALERLSTELRGRP
- a CDS encoding WD40 repeat domain-containing serine/threonine protein kinase yields the protein MTHAADDGSRTNLDNAAAQADSELAHALEAYFTALEGGHPVDAESLAADHPDVADRLRACIQILDAVDATRRHVDDAPAGTRLGDFVLLKLIGRGGMGIVFEADQVSLRRRVAVKILPSAAALDRLRLRRFQVEAQAAARLHHTNIVPVFSVGCEQGVHYYAMQFINGRTLADWLREARGRPRDPQAMTRDPIASDLPITDPATTESSAPSPGSIAPPETPTASAVPRGPSHLRRVAEWGVQAADALEHAHRHGVIHRDVKPSNMMVDAEGVLWITDFGLARLTGDPSLTLAGDLLGTLRYMSPEQSVGDSSHLDGRTDVYSLGATLYELLTLHPVHEGADRDALLAAIAKGEPRRLRSWNRTIPRDLETIVLNALGRERDSRYANAGEMAADLRRFLDGRPILARRPSLLTRAERWARRHKPLAASLVFSLALAVVGGSALLLLASHNHHLARSNRRATYVRDVYQAGEYVRRNDLAEATAVLSRHIPRHGDEDDRGFAWYYLWRLCNTRPKRLEGHKGDVYHVEYSPNGRTFATAGQDGTIRLWDAETHVLLRTFRGHDGDVDWVAFSPNGEQLASCGNDGVVRLWNAADASIAPRLLSEPGREIVAVVFTPDGRSVIWGGVAGVVVSYDLNAGVSRELSSTSGQRINAMAVSPDGRWLGVCFDGKPGFLKIDLADGAARPDPGAQFVNCVAFSADGRSIATGNKGGKLRIERGDKVVSLSPEFDQAIEAVAFSSDGRLLATSGGPGIIVLRDLETHLVLRTYRSWVGRHWSLAFEPGGNRLIACGDHDSVEIWDLDCVQDRQTWRAALGPTPDSIPSWSPQSMTAARSESGETRFFTWSFDESKFVSNHAVKATDVGGVVVSPDRTMAALKVPNDQPPIRLVKLDGSPPPPPLQFKPEPDRGGKFELHGMTFSPDSTRVAISYNLNGKEWAGVWTIADGLPIASSPRVSILGATPEFSPNGESLAMASPLALWIWDLKTSNLDKYSSPDLGWPAALAWTRDGRTIAVGYRPGSIVVCDRDAPHAAPVILNATPQIRSLDFSPDGRLLACALQNGSTMLMDVATGRPILTLPGSARHPSESTRVRFSPDGSSLLRLNYDPQTPVLVAWPSGSTAESAIRRLPK
- a CDS encoding ArnT family glycosyltransferase, producing the protein MGEGLDQTGRGRIERSSRRALTAAVVFLLVWNVFQGWRATLPMKAGHDAFISRQIGRTALNHYLLGPGTTRLANVTAIRRDGGLILHRSYGPAASWVVALGMAAGLPYDGAVRLPVLVSMNFFLIGVGLLARRLAGDRAGLAAMVVAGLTPVVLFRYSLLCVFENLGLGPFMLALGIGLDTRSRWRTVTVGAAGTLAVMFSWIFLGVLAPWLGWRTIRGRRFDLLAATLAVTTIPFIVYLGTLQAATGDALGDVRQFVHHIGERSSWSTLKQNDTTVLTPWSMACLNGVRLVRNVGRIPLAAALLSAAVLVRRRRFKALAWCLGLLVLALPLNFAPNLAFLHDFFVLLYVPSFALAAGMAVEPIAARLSARAAVGILAAVLAAFVIVDLTPAARILRSSSEDRRQDAIARELGRTIGPDDLIVADPSVCSFAPDRFSPVNDSREQPPLPFYAGRICQTVLVAQTPDDAVRLAESPELGAGREVFILNCGKTAWDLPSDFRDCRPESPIARYQLWRVSELQTATNRVGTVR
- a CDS encoding serine hydrolase domain-containing protein — encoded protein: MNASLVAFALGVTMFAAAAADGEPPASPEIAAALQPYFDQYKLAGAIGVVADRTGRIHYRNLMGYSDVEAKRPIREDDVFWVASMTKMFAGASIMMLVDEGKVSLDDPVSKFIPQLGRWMVVEEKDPSHVLLKPPVRPVTIRHILSHTSGLTGMSELQQAIGSDRTPLQARALSSVTGPLQWQPGDKYAYGNQGMNIAARIVEIVGGMPYEQFLQARFFDPLGMSETTFWPSEQQVARLVGAYGPSKDKTGYARGGIGFLTKPLSDREHRYPEAGGGLFSTTHDILRYGLMLANDGELDGRRYLSHEAMNELRKEQTGTTKVNYSLGYHLRNGMFGHDGAYGTDLSVDPKTGMVAVFMVQCTSGDQWAARDLFLKTAAQVFPK
- a CDS encoding redoxin domain-containing protein produces the protein MRTTPASIALALLALSFAGRAVVADPPGLKPLDIGAPAPDFNLPGVDGRNHTLQDYGSARALVVVFTCNHCPTAQAYEARLAKLHDDYKDKGVALVAISPNDAKAVRLDELGYTDLGDSLEDMKIRARDHKYAYPYLYDGDTQATSKAYGALATPHVFIFDADRKLRYQGRFDDGEVKAIKSHDALDALQAVLAGKTVERSTTRVFGCSTKWAEKQADAVKSLEKWDAEPVAIEPISLQGVAKLAKNETDKYTVVNVWATWCGPCVQELPEFVTMNRMYRKRPFQLITISLDDPAKKAEALATLKEKHVSSLNYILDSADRDAFAEALDPKWPGPVPYTLVIAPGGEVVYRKSGGVDPLELKRAIVEKIGRTY